One window of Paenibacillus albicereus genomic DNA carries:
- a CDS encoding potassium channel family protein gives MGKGAKGSQFCVIGLGRFGSSLGKELVHLGHEVLGIDRNEELVDDMSGTLTHTACADSTDEEALRALGIRNFDCCIVAIGGDIQASIMTAILAKDAGVKQVVVKAVSELHGRVLEKLGADRVIYPERDMGIRVAHQLVSPNLLDYIELSSDYSVAELSVPRCLAGKTLADIDPRKRFGCSIVAVNKPQGIVIAPKAEQVLAERDIMVVIGTNEGIEDFENMVSER, from the coding sequence ATGGGTAAGGGAGCCAAAGGAAGTCAATTTTGCGTCATCGGGCTGGGAAGGTTCGGATCCAGCCTCGGCAAGGAGCTCGTGCACCTCGGCCATGAAGTGCTCGGCATCGACCGCAACGAGGAGCTCGTCGACGACATGAGCGGCACGCTCACGCACACCGCATGCGCGGATTCCACGGACGAGGAGGCGCTGCGCGCGCTCGGCATCCGCAACTTCGACTGCTGCATCGTCGCCATCGGGGGGGACATCCAGGCGAGCATCATGACCGCCATCCTCGCGAAGGACGCCGGCGTGAAGCAGGTCGTCGTCAAGGCGGTCAGCGAGCTGCACGGGCGCGTGCTGGAGAAGCTGGGCGCCGACCGGGTCATCTATCCCGAGCGGGACATGGGCATCCGCGTCGCGCATCAGCTCGTCTCGCCCAATCTGCTCGACTACATCGAGCTGAGCTCCGACTACTCCGTCGCGGAGCTGTCCGTGCCGCGCTGCCTCGCGGGCAAGACGCTTGCCGACATCGATCCGCGCAAGCGGTTCGGCTGCAGCATCGTCGCCGTCAACAAGCCGCAAGGCATCGTCATCGCGCCCAAGGCCGAGCAGGTGCTGGCCGAGCGCGACATCATGGTCGTCATCGGCACGAACGAGGGCATCGAGGATTTCGAGAACATGGTCAGCGAGCGCTGA
- a CDS encoding YqzM family protein, translating into MENVNVRDPREHVNEEPRDDLKDLVFGFGGMIGFMTVAYIIMVVVKYIID; encoded by the coding sequence ATGGAGAACGTCAACGTCAGAGATCCGCGCGAGCATGTGAACGAGGAGCCCCGCGACGACCTGAAGGATCTCGTGTTCGGATTCGGCGGCATGATCGGCTTTATGACCGTCGCCTATATCATCATGGTGGTTGTCAAGTACATCATCGACTAA
- a CDS encoding ArsR/SmtB family transcription factor has product MVEDNEDVKQAVKVYKALGEPTRIKIAMLLTEEKNLCCSDISGKLDSVAGSTLSHHLKQLTECGLLKQRKDGTYMYYSVNKDIARKYAPYLLE; this is encoded by the coding sequence ATGGTCGAGGACAACGAGGACGTCAAGCAAGCCGTCAAAGTCTACAAAGCTCTCGGTGAACCGACCCGGATTAAAATCGCCATGCTGCTCACGGAGGAGAAGAACCTCTGCTGCTCCGACATCAGCGGCAAGCTCGATTCCGTCGCCGGCTCCACGCTCTCCCATCATCTCAAACAGCTGACGGAATGCGGCCTGCTGAAGCAGCGCAAGGACGGAACCTACATGTACTACAGCGTCAACAAGGACATCGCCCGCAAGTACGCTCCTTATCTGCTGGAGTGA
- a CDS encoding succinate dehydrogenase cytochrome b558 subunit gives MKGNSYLTRKIHSLLGVVPLALFLVNHAITNYSAFEGGPEGFNDSVEMLNGLPLIYFLEIFGIFLPLIFHGVYGLYVAYQSNWNNSRFQYGRNWAFTVQRLTGVITFVFVVWHVYQTRYQVLIGELTHEQLGNQMHEIFTNPVSVVLYTIGVLAAVFHFANGMWSFLVSWGITVGPRAQRISSYIWMGVFVIVSALFLLSIAAFRGDEFAETSAAVRTWIG, from the coding sequence ATGAAAGGAAATTCCTATTTGACGCGCAAGATCCACTCGCTTCTCGGGGTGGTGCCTCTTGCCCTGTTCCTCGTCAACCACGCCATCACCAACTACTCGGCGTTCGAGGGGGGCCCGGAAGGGTTCAACGACAGCGTCGAGATGCTCAACGGCTTGCCGCTGATCTACTTCCTGGAGATTTTCGGCATTTTCCTGCCGCTCATCTTCCACGGCGTCTACGGCCTTTACGTCGCCTACCAGTCGAACTGGAACAATTCCCGCTTCCAATACGGCCGCAACTGGGCATTCACGGTGCAGCGCCTCACTGGCGTCATCACGTTCGTCTTCGTCGTATGGCACGTCTATCAGACCCGCTATCAGGTGCTGATCGGCGAGCTGACGCATGAGCAGCTCGGCAATCAGATGCACGAAATCTTCACGAATCCGGTCAGCGTCGTCCTCTACACGATCGGCGTGCTCGCCGCCGTATTCCATTTCGCCAACGGCATGTGGTCCTTCCTCGTGAGCTGGGGCATCACCGTGGGCCCGCGCGCGCAGCGCATCTCCTCGTACATCTGGATGGGCGTGTTCGTCATCGTGTCGGCCCTGTTCCTGCTCTCCATCGCGGCGTTCCGCGGCGACGAGTTCGCAGAGACGTCGGCTGCCGTACGGACCTGGATCGGATAA
- the uvrC gene encoding excinuclease ABC subunit UvrC, whose translation MDQIKGKLALLPDQPGCYLMKNGEGTIIYVGKAKVLKNRVRSYFNGTHNGKTQRLVSEIRDFEYIVTASNMEALILECNLIKQYHPRYNVLLKDDKTFPYIKITNEKHPKLEVTRRIVKDKGKYFGPYPNAYAAQQTKKLLDRLYPLRKCNTLPDKVCLYYHLGQCIAPCEYEVEPGTYESMVQEIARFLNGGQDEVKAELQRKMAAAAEAMEFERAKEYRDQIQAIDAVMEKQKITLADALDRDVFGFAVDKGWMCVQILYMRGGKLIERRTTSFPYYGEAYDDFMTFVTQYYSDNPALPKEILLPLPDAPAAGKDGEAAAAESVAADAPAAGGRLGGDEADGAEPALGSAADEVRASLQSWLKVKVHLPQRGRKREVVAMAEGNAKVTLDEKFKLIERDEERSVKASTGLAAYLGMTDIRRIEAFDNSNIQGTNPVSAMVVFTDGKPDKKEYRKYKVRTVQGPDDYETMREVIRRRYERVLKEGLPLPDLIVVDGGRGQISAANDILENELGLQVPVCGLVKDAKHKTAQLMVGDPPVPVTLPRDSQEFYLLQRIQDEVHRFAISFHREQRGKSMTESRLDSISGIGEKRRKQLLRHFGSLKKIREAKAEDFRPLGIGDKLAERIVEALREE comes from the coding sequence ATGGATCAGATCAAGGGCAAGCTCGCCCTGCTGCCCGATCAGCCGGGCTGCTACCTGATGAAGAACGGCGAAGGCACCATCATCTACGTCGGCAAGGCGAAGGTGCTCAAGAACCGGGTGCGCTCGTATTTCAACGGGACCCACAACGGCAAGACGCAGCGTCTCGTCTCGGAGATCCGGGACTTCGAATATATCGTGACGGCGAGCAACATGGAAGCCCTCATTCTCGAATGCAACCTCATCAAGCAGTACCATCCGCGCTACAACGTCCTGCTCAAGGACGACAAGACGTTTCCGTACATCAAGATTACGAACGAGAAGCATCCGAAGCTCGAGGTGACGCGGCGGATCGTGAAGGACAAGGGCAAATATTTCGGCCCGTATCCGAACGCCTACGCGGCTCAGCAGACGAAGAAGCTGCTCGACCGGCTGTATCCGCTCCGCAAATGCAACACCCTGCCGGACAAGGTATGCCTCTACTATCACCTGGGCCAGTGCATCGCGCCGTGCGAGTACGAGGTCGAGCCCGGCACCTACGAGTCGATGGTGCAGGAGATCGCGCGCTTCCTGAACGGCGGCCAGGACGAGGTCAAGGCGGAGCTGCAGCGCAAGATGGCGGCGGCCGCGGAGGCGATGGAGTTCGAGCGGGCCAAGGAGTACCGCGACCAGATCCAGGCGATCGACGCCGTCATGGAAAAGCAGAAGATCACCTTGGCCGACGCGCTCGACCGCGACGTGTTCGGATTCGCCGTCGACAAGGGCTGGATGTGCGTCCAGATCCTTTATATGCGCGGCGGCAAGCTGATCGAGCGGCGCACGACGTCGTTCCCGTATTACGGCGAGGCCTACGACGACTTCATGACGTTCGTGACGCAGTACTACAGCGACAATCCGGCCTTGCCCAAAGAAATCCTGCTGCCGCTGCCGGACGCGCCGGCAGCGGGCAAGGACGGCGAGGCGGCGGCCGCCGAGAGCGTCGCCGCAGACGCGCCCGCAGCGGGCGGGAGGCTCGGCGGGGACGAGGCCGACGGCGCCGAGCCGGCGCTCGGCTCGGCCGCCGACGAGGTGCGCGCCTCGCTGCAGAGCTGGCTCAAGGTCAAGGTCCATCTGCCGCAGCGGGGCCGCAAGCGCGAGGTCGTGGCGATGGCCGAGGGCAACGCCAAGGTGACGCTCGACGAGAAGTTCAAGCTGATCGAGCGCGACGAGGAGCGCAGCGTCAAGGCTTCGACGGGCCTCGCGGCCTATCTCGGCATGACGGACATCCGCCGCATCGAGGCGTTCGACAACTCCAACATCCAGGGCACGAACCCGGTCTCCGCGATGGTCGTCTTCACCGACGGCAAGCCGGACAAAAAGGAATACCGCAAGTACAAGGTGCGCACCGTGCAGGGGCCGGACGATTACGAGACGATGCGGGAGGTCATCCGCAGACGCTACGAGCGCGTGCTCAAGGAAGGGCTACCGCTGCCCGACCTGATCGTCGTCGACGGCGGCAGGGGCCAGATCAGCGCGGCTAACGACATCCTCGAGAACGAGCTCGGCCTGCAGGTGCCGGTATGCGGCCTCGTCAAGGACGCCAAGCACAAGACGGCGCAGCTCATGGTCGGCGATCCGCCGGTGCCGGTGACGCTGCCGCGCGACAGCCAGGAGTTCTACCTGCTGCAGCGCATCCAGGACGAGGTGCACCGGTTCGCGATCTCGTTCCACCGCGAGCAGCGCGGCAAGTCCATGACCGAATCGCGCCTCGACTCGATTTCCGGCATCGGAGAGAAGCGGCGCAAGCAGCTGCTGAGGCATTTCGGCTCGCTCAAGAAGATCCGCGAGGCGAAGGCCGAGGACTTCCGCCCGCTCGGCATCGGCGACAAGCTCGCGGAGCGCATCGTCGAGGCGCTCCGCGAGGAGTAG
- a CDS encoding CPBP family intramembrane glutamic endopeptidase has protein sequence MNSSRLDQAFRRYVWYGAIGAALFLLLQVIPSAAGLGEEMEPAHPVSREQALAAAADFAQMQLGSLPQNAHAVHQADRLMAGYVAKEKLGKTMDSSAGLKVPVDLWQVTQNFEDGRRLLVEIGMTSGKLVGWKQLLEPSGGDSSGSPLEGGALDRTVQRQADELGIGQLRRAFAGEGDSVRYEADGITVGEARLTVLAEGERLEGEGRLTRFQPVYEVPASYAAYTEEQDRLGERLSLLGNLLPSGVMTLLAIVYAIVMRRFTSFRRGWALALIFLVFYTINNFNLLDGLRAIYGGEVNAELAAMAQLVFMSVLTFAMAVGAYFSLVAGDGLWRAQGRPLWTAGREPGFGAQAWSAMKLAYVLAFVLLGLQTLILGGLSAATGAWATTDVTQSPYNMSALWLMPLLAWCAAIQEEAVYRLFGIGLLMKWIKNPFIASLIPTVIWALGHVTYPIYPSTTRLIELTILGLLFSYLFLKFGFFTAVFTHAIMNSVLMSLSLFMTGRPVETVAGAIYIAAPIAVAWLMRRYGMQRSAAAYPPPA, from the coding sequence ATGAATTCATCCCGTCTCGATCAAGCTTTTCGAAGGTACGTATGGTATGGCGCGATCGGAGCCGCTTTATTCCTGCTGCTGCAGGTCATCCCTTCGGCAGCGGGGCTCGGCGAGGAGATGGAGCCGGCTCATCCGGTCAGCCGCGAGCAGGCGTTGGCGGCGGCAGCCGACTTCGCCCAGATGCAGCTGGGGTCGCTTCCGCAGAACGCCCATGCCGTGCATCAGGCCGACCGGCTGATGGCCGGCTATGTCGCCAAGGAGAAGCTGGGCAAGACGATGGACAGCAGCGCCGGCCTCAAGGTGCCCGTCGATCTATGGCAGGTGACGCAGAACTTCGAGGACGGCCGGCGGCTGCTCGTCGAGATCGGCATGACGAGCGGCAAGCTCGTCGGCTGGAAGCAGCTGCTCGAGCCGTCCGGCGGCGACAGCAGCGGCTCCCCGCTGGAGGGCGGCGCCCTGGACCGGACTGTGCAGCGGCAGGCCGACGAGCTCGGGATCGGCCAGCTCCGCCGCGCCTTCGCCGGCGAAGGCGACTCCGTCCGCTACGAGGCCGATGGGATCACCGTCGGAGAAGCGAGGCTGACCGTCCTGGCCGAGGGCGAGCGGCTCGAGGGCGAAGGCCGGCTGACGCGATTCCAGCCCGTCTACGAGGTTCCTGCCTCCTACGCGGCCTACACGGAGGAGCAGGACCGGCTCGGCGAACGCCTGTCGCTGCTCGGCAACCTGCTGCCGTCCGGCGTCATGACGCTGCTCGCCATTGTTTACGCGATCGTCATGCGGCGCTTCACGTCGTTCCGCCGGGGCTGGGCGCTCGCGCTGATCTTCCTCGTCTTTTATACGATCAACAACTTCAACCTGCTGGACGGCCTGCGGGCCATCTACGGGGGCGAGGTCAACGCCGAGCTGGCGGCGATGGCGCAGCTCGTCTTCATGTCGGTGCTCACCTTCGCGATGGCGGTCGGCGCTTACTTCTCCCTCGTGGCCGGAGACGGCCTGTGGAGAGCCCAGGGCCGTCCGCTATGGACGGCCGGCCGGGAGCCCGGCTTCGGTGCCCAGGCGTGGAGCGCGATGAAGCTTGCCTACGTGCTCGCCTTCGTGCTGCTCGGCCTGCAGACGCTCATCCTCGGCGGCCTCTCGGCCGCCACAGGCGCCTGGGCGACGACCGACGTCACCCAGTCGCCCTACAACATGTCGGCGCTCTGGCTCATGCCTCTGCTCGCCTGGTGCGCCGCCATCCAGGAGGAGGCGGTATACCGGCTGTTCGGCATCGGACTGCTGATGAAATGGATCAAAAACCCGTTCATCGCCTCGCTCATCCCGACCGTGATCTGGGCGCTCGGCCATGTCACCTACCCGATCTATCCGTCGACCACCCGGCTGATCGAGCTGACGATCCTCGGCCTGCTGTTCTCGTACCTGTTCTTGAAGTTCGGCTTTTTCACCGCCGTCTTCACCCACGCGATCATGAACAGCGTGCTCATGTCGCTGTCGCTGTTCATGACCGGACGTCCCGTCGAAACCGTGGCGGGCGCCATCTACATCGCCGCTCCGATCGCAGTCGCCTGGCTGATGCGAAGGTACGGCATGCAGCGGAGCGCGGCCGCCTATCCGCCGCCGGCCTGA
- the sdhA gene encoding succinate dehydrogenase flavoprotein subunit, whose product MAKNNIIVVGGGLAGLMATIKAAEAGVHVNLFSLVPVKRSHSVCAQGGINGAVNTKGEGDSPWEHFDDTVYGGDFLANQPPVKAMCEAAPGIIHLMDRMGVMFSRTPEGLLDFRRFGGTQYHRTAFAGATTGQQLLYALDEQVRRWEAAGLVSKHEHFEFMGAVLDDDGVCRGITGQDLRTMEVISFRADAVILATGGPGIIFGKTTNSVINTGTAASAVYQQGVNYANGEMIQIHPTAIPGDDKNRLMSESARGEGGRIWTYKDGKPWYFLEEKYPAYGNLVPRDIATREIFSVCVDDKLGINGENMVYLDLSHKDPKELDVKLGGIIEIYEKFVGDDPRKLPMKIFPAVHYSMGGLWVDYNGMTNIPGLFACGECDYQYHGANRLGANSLLSAIFGGMVTGPKAVEYIKGLKKSAEDAPSSIFDREVKLRTDNYESILKLGGTENAYVLGKELGEWMTNNMTVVRYNDRLVQTIDKIKELKQRYSNININDTARWNNAGVAYTRQLWNMLELAEAMTKGALLRDESRGAHYKPEFPDRNDDQFLKTTIATWTAAGPEISYEEVDTSLIQPRKRDYSSSKS is encoded by the coding sequence ATGGCTAAAAACAACATCATCGTCGTCGGCGGCGGCCTGGCCGGCCTCATGGCCACGATCAAGGCGGCCGAAGCCGGCGTCCACGTCAACCTGTTCTCTCTGGTGCCCGTGAAGCGCTCGCACTCCGTGTGCGCGCAGGGCGGCATCAACGGCGCCGTCAATACGAAGGGCGAAGGCGACTCCCCTTGGGAGCACTTCGACGATACGGTCTACGGCGGCGACTTCCTCGCGAACCAGCCTCCGGTCAAGGCGATGTGCGAAGCCGCTCCCGGCATCATCCACCTGATGGACCGCATGGGCGTCATGTTCAGCCGCACGCCCGAGGGACTGCTCGACTTCCGCCGCTTCGGCGGCACGCAGTACCACCGCACGGCGTTCGCCGGCGCGACGACCGGCCAGCAGCTGCTCTACGCGCTGGACGAGCAGGTTCGCCGCTGGGAGGCCGCCGGCCTCGTCAGCAAGCATGAGCATTTCGAGTTCATGGGCGCGGTTCTGGACGACGACGGCGTCTGCCGCGGCATCACCGGCCAGGACCTGCGCACGATGGAGGTCATCTCCTTCCGCGCGGACGCGGTCATTCTGGCGACCGGCGGCCCCGGCATCATTTTCGGCAAGACGACCAACTCGGTCATCAATACGGGCACCGCGGCAAGCGCCGTGTACCAGCAAGGCGTAAACTACGCCAACGGCGAGATGATCCAGATCCACCCGACGGCCATCCCGGGCGACGACAAGAACCGGCTCATGTCGGAGTCGGCTCGCGGCGAGGGCGGACGCATCTGGACGTACAAGGACGGCAAGCCGTGGTACTTCCTCGAAGAGAAGTATCCCGCCTACGGCAACCTCGTGCCGCGCGACATCGCGACCCGCGAGATCTTCTCGGTCTGCGTGGACGACAAGCTCGGCATCAACGGCGAGAACATGGTCTACCTCGACCTGTCCCACAAGGATCCCAAGGAGCTCGACGTCAAGCTCGGCGGCATCATCGAGATCTACGAGAAGTTCGTCGGCGATGATCCGCGCAAGCTGCCGATGAAGATCTTCCCGGCGGTCCACTACTCGATGGGCGGCCTGTGGGTCGACTACAACGGCATGACCAACATCCCGGGCCTGTTCGCCTGCGGCGAATGCGACTATCAGTACCACGGAGCCAACCGTCTCGGCGCGAACTCGCTGCTGTCCGCTATTTTCGGCGGCATGGTGACGGGACCGAAAGCGGTCGAGTACATCAAAGGACTCAAGAAGTCCGCCGAGGACGCCCCGTCCTCCATCTTCGACCGCGAGGTCAAGCTGCGCACGGACAACTACGAGTCGATCCTGAAGCTCGGCGGCACGGAGAACGCCTACGTGCTCGGCAAGGAGCTCGGCGAGTGGATGACGAACAACATGACCGTCGTCCGCTACAACGACCGCCTCGTGCAGACGATCGACAAGATCAAGGAGCTCAAGCAGCGCTACTCCAACATCAACATCAACGATACCGCGCGCTGGAACAACGCCGGCGTCGCCTACACGCGCCAGCTGTGGAACATGCTGGAGCTGGCCGAGGCGATGACCAAGGGCGCCCTGCTGCGCGACGAGAGCCGCGGCGCGCACTACAAGCCGGAGTTCCCGGACCGCAACGACGACCAGTTCCTCAAGACGACGATCGCCACATGGACGGCTGCAGGTCCGGAGATCTCGTACGAGGAAGTCGACACCTCGCTCATCCAGCCGCGCAAGCGCGACTACTCGAGCAGCAAGTCCTAA
- a CDS encoding TrkH family potassium uptake protein — protein MTAWRLQLKQLLIPSPPRILIAGFGLIILLGSLLLMQPFATADGQGTRWIDALFTATSATCVTGLVVVDTGTHYSIAGQLIILLMIQVGGLGFMTMATLFALVLRKRISLKDRLLLQEAMNQGSMEGIVRLIRRVLLYSLVIEGCGALLYAIRFLYDMPIGQAVYYGIFHAISMFNNAGFDIMGEYRSMTAYVADPLVNLVTVSLVILGGLGFIVLSDLVDFRRQRRLTLHSKVVLLATGGLVSLGTVVIFLFEYGNPGTMGPLDLGGKLLASLFQSVATRTAGPNSVDIGALTQASLFFMIILMFIGASPGSTGGGIKTTTFMTLAAAMWAMLRGKEDIVLFRYRLAKERILKALTITMLSIAIVLASTMVLCTLEDRDFLRILFETVSAFGTVGLSTGITPGLQDVSKLVLSFVMFAGRLGPLTMAYALRPKASKEYFKHPEGKIIIG, from the coding sequence ATGACCGCATGGAGGCTGCAGCTCAAGCAGCTGCTCATCCCATCCCCGCCGCGGATTCTGATCGCCGGCTTCGGGCTCATCATCCTGCTCGGCTCGCTGCTGCTCATGCAGCCGTTCGCCACTGCGGACGGCCAGGGGACGCGCTGGATCGACGCCCTCTTCACCGCGACATCCGCCACATGCGTCACCGGCCTCGTCGTCGTCGACACCGGGACGCACTACTCGATCGCGGGACAGCTGATTATCCTGCTGATGATCCAGGTCGGAGGTCTCGGCTTCATGACGATGGCGACGCTGTTCGCGCTCGTGCTGCGCAAGCGGATCTCGCTCAAGGACCGGCTGCTGCTGCAGGAAGCGATGAACCAGGGCTCGATGGAGGGCATCGTGCGGCTGATCCGCCGCGTCCTGCTCTACTCGCTCGTCATCGAAGGCTGCGGAGCGCTGCTGTACGCGATCCGCTTCCTGTACGACATGCCGATCGGCCAGGCGGTCTACTACGGCATCTTCCATGCGATCTCGATGTTCAACAACGCCGGCTTCGACATCATGGGCGAGTACCGCAGCATGACCGCTTACGTCGCGGATCCGCTCGTCAATCTCGTCACCGTCTCGCTTGTCATCCTGGGCGGGCTCGGCTTCATCGTCCTGTCCGATCTGGTCGACTTCCGCAGGCAGCGCCGGCTGACGCTCCACTCCAAAGTCGTGCTGCTGGCGACCGGCGGGCTCGTATCGCTGGGCACGGTCGTCATCTTCCTGTTCGAGTACGGCAACCCCGGCACGATGGGGCCGCTCGACCTGGGCGGCAAGCTGCTCGCCTCGCTGTTCCAGTCGGTCGCGACGCGCACCGCCGGCCCGAACTCGGTGGATATCGGAGCGCTTACCCAGGCGAGCCTGTTCTTCATGATTATCCTCATGTTCATCGGAGCGTCGCCGGGCTCGACCGGGGGCGGCATCAAGACGACGACGTTCATGACGCTCGCTGCGGCGATGTGGGCGATGCTGCGCGGCAAGGAGGACATCGTGCTGTTCCGCTACCGCCTCGCCAAGGAGCGCATCCTCAAGGCGCTCACCATCACGATGCTGTCGATCGCCATCGTGCTCGCCTCGACGATGGTGCTCTGCACGCTCGAGGACCGCGATTTCCTGCGGATCTTGTTCGAGACGGTGTCGGCGTTCGGCACGGTCGGGCTGAGCACCGGCATCACGCCGGGGCTGCAGGACGTGAGCAAGCTGGTGCTGAGCTTCGTCATGTTCGCCGGCCGGCTCGGCCCGCTGACGATGGCGTACGCGCTTCGCCCCAAGGCCAGCAAGGAATACTTCAAGCATCCGGAAGGCAAGATCATCATCGGATAG
- a CDS encoding LysR family transcriptional regulator has protein sequence MQEDLQLFAVIVEQSSMNKASALLNLSQPALSRKIAKLEEELGAPLFRRVGRRLELTRIGELTYDYAVQLRQMHRQYLLTLAEFKQTHRFTLTIGASLTTLQTTLPDLIQALTAGHPQIDIKAVTGKTHEIVSLVRDKKIELGLVASVIDDPQLHCVKLFDDHLELVLPRGRMLSDKLAIEDLNGLPMILFSKGTWFRTLTDELFDKFRLHPDVRMEIDSFEAILRLLHTCGAATLLPRSYIRPQMAEDNDLLIVPLPELKKTRRTTSLIHGDPALLEPVVRQWIAEASAGYAARSGLPLSARGGLPGQA, from the coding sequence ATGCAGGAAGACCTTCAGCTGTTCGCGGTCATCGTCGAGCAGTCCAGCATGAACAAGGCGTCCGCGCTGCTCAATCTGTCGCAGCCCGCCCTCTCGCGCAAGATCGCCAAGCTCGAGGAGGAGCTCGGAGCTCCGTTGTTCCGCCGCGTCGGGCGGCGCCTCGAGCTGACGCGCATCGGCGAGCTGACGTACGACTATGCCGTGCAGCTGCGCCAGATGCATCGGCAATACCTGCTGACGCTCGCCGAGTTCAAGCAGACCCATCGGTTCACGCTGACGATCGGCGCCAGCCTGACGACGCTGCAGACGACGCTGCCCGATCTCATCCAGGCGCTGACCGCCGGCCATCCGCAGATCGACATCAAGGCCGTCACCGGCAAGACCCATGAGATCGTCTCGCTCGTCCGGGACAAAAAAATCGAGCTCGGTCTGGTGGCATCCGTCATAGACGACCCGCAGCTGCACTGCGTGAAGCTGTTCGACGACCACCTCGAGCTCGTGTTGCCTCGCGGGCGCATGCTGTCGGACAAGCTCGCGATCGAGGATCTGAACGGCCTGCCGATGATCCTGTTCTCCAAGGGCACCTGGTTCCGCACGCTCACCGACGAGCTGTTCGACAAGTTCCGCCTTCATCCCGACGTCCGCATGGAGATCGATTCCTTCGAGGCGATCCTGCGGCTGCTGCATACGTGCGGAGCGGCCACGCTGCTGCCCCGATCCTACATCCGCCCGCAGATGGCCGAGGACAACGACCTGCTCATCGTGCCGCTGCCGGAGCTGAAGAAGACCCGGCGCACGACGTCGCTCATCCACGGCGATCCGGCGCTGCTGGAGCCCGTCGTCCGCCAGTGGATCGCGGAAGCGTCGGCCGGCTATGCGGCGCGCTCGGGATTGCCGCTGAGCGCTCGCGGCGGACTGCCGGGACAGGCGTAG
- a CDS encoding MFS transporter — translation MTPSWTWKIYMLAIVSFLVGTSEYIIAGILDQVAADIGVSLAAAGQLITVYSLAYAFGTPFLLAAAAKADRKKLMIGSLAVFVAGNFAALAFTGYGALIVSRIILALSSGVFIVTAMSVASRLAPPGKQGRAIATLVMGFSMSLIIGVPLGRIIASAYDWNLVFGAIGLLGLLAMGLIFHAFPPTDGEKLIPLKEQLRLLANPRIAIGLLITFFWIGGYSITHTYISPFLLDVTGMSDRSVSIALFALGIAALIGSQLGGFGTDRWGFPRMLVGGMVLHSIFLLLLFLFAPSAAVVVPLLLLWSIAAWSSGPTQQYHLLTLAPGAAGIMLSLNSSMVQLGMAAGAGLGGLIVEGSSLAATSGIGAAAVAVAALTAAASFGYLSPAAARRRKASLAGAGIAGKGIGLKDDN, via the coding sequence ATGACGCCAAGCTGGACATGGAAAATCTATATGCTGGCCATCGTCAGCTTTTTGGTCGGCACGTCGGAGTACATCATCGCCGGCATCTTGGATCAGGTCGCCGCCGATATCGGAGTCTCGCTCGCCGCCGCCGGCCAGCTGATTACCGTCTATTCCCTCGCCTACGCCTTCGGCACCCCCTTCCTGCTGGCCGCCGCGGCCAAGGCCGACCGCAAAAAGCTCATGATCGGCTCCCTCGCCGTCTTCGTCGCCGGAAACTTCGCCGCGCTCGCGTTCACCGGCTACGGAGCCCTGATCGTCTCCCGCATCATCCTCGCTCTGAGCAGCGGCGTCTTCATCGTCACCGCGATGTCCGTCGCCTCCAGGCTCGCCCCGCCGGGCAAGCAGGGCCGCGCCATCGCGACCCTCGTCATGGGCTTCAGCATGTCGCTCATCATCGGCGTCCCGCTGGGCCGAATCATCGCCTCGGCGTACGATTGGAATCTCGTGTTCGGCGCCATCGGCCTGCTCGGCCTGCTCGCCATGGGGCTCATCTTCCATGCGTTTCCGCCGACCGACGGAGAGAAGCTTATTCCGCTGAAGGAGCAGCTGAGGCTGCTGGCGAATCCGAGGATCGCCATCGGACTCCTGATTACGTTCTTCTGGATCGGCGGCTACTCCATCACACATACCTACATCTCCCCCTTCCTGCTGGACGTGACGGGGATGAGCGATCGAAGCGTCAGCATCGCCTTGTTCGCGCTCGGCATCGCCGCCTTGATCGGCTCCCAGCTCGGAGGCTTCGGCACGGACCGGTGGGGCTTCCCCCGCATGCTGGTCGGCGGCATGGTTCTCCACTCGATCTTCCTGCTGCTGCTGTTCCTGTTCGCCCCGTCGGCTGCCGTCGTCGTTCCGCTGCTCCTGCTCTGGTCCATAGCGGCCTGGTCGTCGGGTCCGACCCAGCAGTATCATCTGCTCACGCTGGCGCCTGGAGCGGCAGGCATCATGCTGAGCCTCAACAGCTCCATGGTTCAGCTCGGGATGGCAGCCGGAGCCGGGCTCGGCGGACTGATCGTCGAGGGCTCCTCGCTGGCGGCCACGAGCGGGATCGGAGCCGCAGCCGTCGCCGTCGCGGCGCTGACCGCGGCCGCGTCGTTCGGCTATCTCAGCCCGGCAGCCGCGCGGCGCCGAAAGGCGAGCCTCGCCGGAGCCGGCATCGCCGGGAAGGGGATCGGCCTGAAGGACGATAACTGA